In the bacterium genome, CGCGTGGCAGACGAAACGACAGGCAGGGCACAAGCCCCCGCCCTACAGACGGCTATCGCCCCCAGCCGGCGCGGATGAAGGCGTCGGTGCGGCGGGCGAGGTCTTCCTCGCTCGCCATCATGTCACGCCAGATGCTCGTGGCTGCGGCGACCTCGGGCAGGGCCCGCCCGAAGGCCTCGACCGTCAGCCAACCATCGTAGCCAACGGCTCTGAGCGCGGCGAAAGTCTCCGCGAAGGGCACATGGCCCTCGCCAGGGGTGCTGCGGTCGTTCTCGGAGATGTGGACATGGGCGATGTGCTTCCCCAGCACGCCGATTGCCGCGACTGGATCCTTCTCCTCGATGTTGGCATGGAAGGTGTCGTAGAGCTGCCCCAGGCGCGGGTGGGCGACCGCCTCCGCCAGGCGCACGGCCTGCTCGGCGCAGTTGAGGAAGTAGGTCTCGAAGCGGTTGAGCGCCTCGACGGCGAGGTTGATCCCCAGCGTGTCGGCATACTCGGCCGACGCGCGCAAGGCTTCGACGGCCCAGGCCCATTCCTCCTCTGTCGGCCCGCGTCCCACGAGCCGCCCGCACGGCGAGTACAGTGGCCCGACCAGCGTCTCCGCCCCCAGCACCGCGCAGGCATCGAGGCAGGCCCTCAGATGCCCGACGCCGGCCTGCCGCACC is a window encoding:
- a CDS encoding sugar phosphate isomerase/epimerase; translation: MKTGLNVLLWTAAATDEHLPLLEKIKAWGYDGVEFPMFAPDCSPWAALATKLDDLGLGRTAVTVIPETANPISDDPAVRQAGVGHLRACLDACAVLGAETLVGPLYSPCGRLVGRGPTEEEWAWAVEALRASAEYADTLGINLAVEALNRFETYFLNCAEQAVRLAEAVAHPRLGQLYDTFHANIEEKDPVAAIGVLGKHIAHVHISENDRSTPGEGHVPFAETFAALRAVGYDGWLTVEAFGRALPEVAAATSIWRDMMASEEDLARRTDAFIRAGWGR